One region of Polynucleobacter sp. SHI8 genomic DNA includes:
- the cphA gene encoding cyanophycin synthetase, which translates to MELQRVRALRGPNLWSRHTAIEAIIFCEEEERSIQGLIDFEIQLRTLFPQLHFTNTGPSRNSISMAHVIEYVVLGLQAQAGCPVTFSRTVKANQDGIYQVVVEYSEESVGRMALDLAWKLVIAARENQDFNLQNALDDLSRLDEDVRLGPSTGSIVQSAVERNIPYRRLTDGSLVQFGWGSKQKRIQAAETSLTSAIAESIAQDKELTKDLLHAAGVAVPLGKVVDNADDAWKVAQELGSTIVIKPRDGNQGKGVAVNIKSEEQVRAAFAVAQHYGRKIIVERYMPGHDFRLLVVGDQLIAAARRDPPQVIGDGVLTITELVAEINKDPLRGDGHATPLTKIRLDDIAIATLAKQKLDVHAIPRNGQRVVLRNNANLSTGGSATDVTEDVHPDLAASAITAAKMVGLDICGVDIVCEAIYKPLEEQGGGVVEVNAAPGLRMHLNPSYGKSQPVGEAIISLLYPRPENGRIPVVAVSGTNGKTTTVRLIAHLLRAQGNRVGMTTTDGIYVENERIDSGDCSGPKSARNVLMHPEVDAAVFETARGGILREGLGYDACDVAVITNIGEGDHLGMSYIETVEELAEVKSVIVRNVAPTGHAVLNAADPMVVKMAKSCRGQIIFFGLNAHNPVISTHRARGKKAVFRDKEYLIAAIGNRIVRRISLANIPLTEGGQIGFQIENTLASIAAAWALDIDWQTIEKGLGSFVSDVITAPGRFNLFKHNGATVIADYGHNPDAIRALVQATNSIPAQRRHVVISGAGDRRDDDIRRQTQILGEAFDSVILYQDQCQRGREDGEVITLLREGLEGATKTKHIEEIRGEFLAIDTALEQLNPNDLCLILIDQVEESLEYLQKVTKP; encoded by the coding sequence ATGGAATTACAGCGTGTAAGAGCCTTACGTGGACCAAATTTGTGGAGTAGGCATACTGCTATTGAAGCAATTATTTTTTGTGAGGAAGAAGAGCGCTCCATACAAGGGTTAATTGATTTTGAAATTCAATTAAGAACTTTATTTCCGCAATTACATTTTACGAATACTGGACCCTCAAGAAATTCAATTTCGATGGCACATGTTATTGAATATGTAGTTTTAGGACTGCAAGCACAGGCTGGATGTCCCGTGACATTTAGTCGAACAGTCAAAGCCAATCAAGATGGAATTTATCAAGTCGTTGTGGAATATAGTGAAGAGTCTGTTGGTCGGATGGCCTTGGATTTAGCTTGGAAATTGGTTATTGCAGCAAGAGAAAATCAAGATTTTAATTTGCAAAATGCTTTAGATGACTTAAGTCGTTTAGATGAAGATGTGCGTTTAGGCCCAAGTACAGGATCGATCGTGCAGTCAGCTGTTGAAAGAAACATTCCGTATAGAAGATTAACTGACGGCAGTTTAGTTCAGTTTGGTTGGGGTTCAAAGCAAAAACGTATTCAGGCAGCAGAAACTAGTCTTACTAGCGCCATTGCAGAGTCGATTGCTCAAGATAAAGAATTGACGAAAGATTTACTTCATGCTGCTGGTGTAGCAGTGCCACTTGGTAAGGTAGTTGATAACGCCGATGATGCTTGGAAAGTGGCGCAAGAATTAGGCTCAACGATTGTGATTAAACCTCGAGATGGTAATCAAGGCAAAGGTGTAGCGGTTAACATCAAATCTGAGGAGCAAGTTAGAGCTGCATTTGCAGTTGCACAACATTATGGTAGAAAAATTATTGTTGAACGGTATATGCCCGGCCATGATTTTCGATTGTTGGTCGTTGGTGATCAGTTAATCGCAGCAGCTAGAAGGGATCCACCGCAGGTCATTGGAGATGGAGTATTAACAATTACTGAATTAGTTGCTGAAATCAATAAAGATCCACTACGTGGAGATGGTCATGCAACCCCCCTCACTAAAATTCGTTTGGATGATATTGCTATTGCTACACTAGCAAAGCAAAAATTAGATGTCCATGCAATTCCGCGAAATGGTCAAAGAGTCGTATTACGTAATAATGCCAATTTAAGTACAGGCGGCAGTGCAACTGATGTGACAGAAGATGTTCATCCTGATTTAGCTGCAAGTGCAATTACTGCAGCAAAAATGGTGGGTTTAGATATCTGCGGCGTTGATATTGTTTGTGAAGCAATCTACAAACCACTCGAAGAGCAAGGTGGTGGAGTTGTTGAAGTCAATGCAGCACCAGGCCTGAGAATGCACTTAAATCCCTCTTATGGAAAAAGTCAGCCCGTTGGCGAAGCCATTATTTCATTGCTATATCCACGCCCTGAAAATGGCCGAATTCCAGTAGTTGCTGTTTCTGGAACGAATGGTAAAACGACTACGGTTCGATTAATTGCGCACTTATTAAGAGCCCAAGGTAATCGTGTGGGTATGACGACAACAGATGGCATTTATGTTGAAAATGAACGAATTGACTCTGGCGACTGTAGCGGTCCTAAAAGCGCTAGAAATGTTTTAATGCATCCAGAAGTTGATGCAGCAGTTTTTGAAACGGCGCGTGGTGGAATCTTGCGAGAAGGTTTAGGCTATGACGCTTGTGATGTTGCCGTGATTACCAATATAGGTGAGGGTGATCACCTCGGTATGAGTTACATTGAAACCGTTGAAGAATTAGCTGAAGTAAAAAGCGTGATTGTAAGAAACGTTGCTCCCACAGGTCATGCCGTCTTGAATGCTGCTGATCCGATGGTTGTTAAAATGGCAAAATCTTGCCGAGGACAAATCATCTTCTTTGGATTAAATGCTCATAATCCTGTAATTTCAACCCACCGTGCCCGTGGTAAGAAAGCAGTTTTTCGTGACAAAGAATACCTTATTGCAGCAATCGGCAACCGTATCGTTAGAAGAATTTCATTAGCGAATATTCCATTGACAGAGGGCGGTCAAATTGGATTTCAGATAGAAAATACCTTAGCATCCATCGCTGCTGCATGGGCATTAGATATTGATTGGCAGACGATTGAAAAGGGCTTAGGTAGTTTTGTTAGTGATGTAATAACTGCCCCAGGACGATTTAATTTATTTAAGCATAATGGCGCAACGGTGATTGCAGATTATGGTCATAATCCAGATGCGATAAGAGCATTAGTTCAGGCCACAAATTCGATACCAGCACAGCGTCGTCATGTGGTTATTTCTGGAGCAGGTGATCGTCGTGATGATGATATTCGACGTCAAACACAGATCTTGGGAGAGGCTTTTGACTCAGTCATTTTGTACCAAGATCAATGCCAACGAGGCCGTGAGGATGGTGAGGTAATCACTCTTTTACGTGAAGGTTTAGAGGGTGCAACTAAAACGAAACATATTGAAGAAATTCGTGGTGAATTTTTGGCGATTGACACTGCCCTTGAGCAATTAAATCCAAATGATTTATGTTTAATCTTAATTGATCAGGTAGAAGAGTCCCTCGAGTACCTGCAAAAGGTAACCAAACCTTAA
- the msrA gene encoding peptide-methionine (S)-S-oxide reductase MsrA, whose protein sequence is MQTQLITLGGGCFWCLEAVYQELKGVHQVISGYAGGFIEFPDYESVCDGTTGHAEVVQIHFDPQEISLRQILEVFFVIHDPTTLNRQGHDVGSQYRSVIYCEDELQINVALDVIQELKEQQTYRDPIVTEIMLAPTFYKAEEYHQNYFVTHPFQGYCMGVVAPKLEKFRKTFAQLKKK, encoded by the coding sequence ATGCAAACTCAACTCATCACCTTAGGCGGTGGATGTTTCTGGTGTTTAGAGGCAGTTTATCAAGAATTAAAAGGCGTTCATCAGGTCATATCCGGATATGCTGGAGGATTTATTGAATTTCCAGACTATGAATCGGTCTGTGACGGGACCACTGGACATGCTGAAGTAGTACAAATTCATTTTGATCCTCAAGAGATATCACTTCGACAAATTCTTGAAGTATTTTTTGTTATTCATGATCCAACCACTTTGAATCGTCAAGGACATGATGTTGGTAGTCAATACCGTTCTGTGATCTATTGTGAAGATGAATTGCAAATCAATGTAGCACTTGATGTGATTCAAGAGTTAAAAGAACAACAGACTTATCGTGATCCAATCGTTACAGAAATCATGCTAGCACCAACATTTTATAAGGCTGAAGAGTACCATCAGAACTATTTTGTAACTCATCCATTTCAAGGATATTGCATGGGGGTTGTCGCACCCAAGTTAGAAAAATTTCGTAAAACTTTTGCACAGCTGAAAAAGAAATAA
- a CDS encoding aldehyde dehydrogenase family protein, with translation MNPLLYDFEQNKLAFIAEPHPTIEVRKNRIQRLITMLNENEENLCKVIEADFGYRHPVETQLAEIISIRQEAALTIKNLNKWVKPVKIKTPFHLWPSKSYLMPQAKGVVGIMSPWNYPLSLALMPTISALAAGNRVWLKPSDRTPRTSGYLATLITQYFNPFEIQVINGGPETSEYFANLPFDHLLFTGSTATGQLVSKAAAENLTPLTLELGGKSPVVIDTTASIKDCASRLLYGKLFNAGQTCIAPDYILVPYALRDELITHLKDAYALMYAEQTQLTNAIDERQESRWAALLEDAKLKGAQLIPLGDTHHPMNHFMPTLIIDPISSTKIMQEEIFGPILPIISYGELSEAIAFINSKPHPLAMYWFGRHRGRLTQLLEQTQAGGITVNDTLLHFSNPYLPFGGIGASGMGGYHGQHSFNTFTHLKPVLSMKGFLGISRLGGTKLAHPPYGKKIDHLMKILGKKQ, from the coding sequence ATGAATCCCCTACTTTACGACTTTGAACAAAATAAACTGGCTTTTATAGCTGAACCTCATCCAACGATTGAGGTGCGCAAAAATCGAATTCAACGACTCATTACTATGCTAAATGAAAATGAGGAAAATTTGTGTAAAGTCATAGAAGCTGACTTTGGTTACCGTCATCCTGTTGAAACACAACTCGCTGAAATTATATCTATCCGCCAAGAAGCTGCCTTGACGATTAAAAACTTAAATAAATGGGTAAAACCTGTAAAGATTAAAACACCATTTCATTTATGGCCCTCAAAAAGCTACTTAATGCCACAAGCAAAGGGTGTAGTTGGCATTATGAGTCCTTGGAATTACCCGTTAAGCTTAGCTCTTATGCCAACCATCTCAGCCCTTGCCGCCGGAAATCGAGTCTGGCTTAAGCCCTCTGATCGGACTCCAAGAACATCTGGGTACCTTGCCACATTAATTACCCAATACTTCAACCCTTTTGAAATTCAGGTAATTAACGGTGGTCCCGAAACTTCTGAATATTTTGCTAATCTCCCTTTTGATCATTTACTCTTTACGGGTAGTACAGCTACGGGGCAATTAGTATCCAAAGCTGCTGCAGAAAATCTTACACCACTCACTCTAGAGTTGGGTGGTAAATCTCCGGTTGTAATTGATACTACCGCTTCAATTAAAGATTGTGCCAGTCGTCTTTTGTATGGAAAACTCTTTAATGCTGGTCAAACTTGTATTGCTCCGGACTACATCCTTGTTCCTTATGCACTACGAGATGAACTTATTACTCATTTGAAAGATGCTTATGCATTGATGTATGCCGAGCAAACGCAGTTAACCAATGCTATTGATGAAAGACAAGAGTCCCGTTGGGCTGCTCTTTTAGAAGATGCAAAGTTAAAAGGCGCCCAACTCATCCCTCTTGGGGATACGCATCACCCAATGAATCATTTTATGCCTACCCTGATTATTGACCCCATCAGTTCAACGAAAATCATGCAGGAAGAAATTTTTGGCCCGATTCTGCCGATCATTAGTTATGGTGAACTCAGTGAAGCCATCGCATTTATTAACTCAAAACCACACCCGTTAGCCATGTATTGGTTTGGTCGTCATCGTGGTCGGTTAACTCAATTATTAGAACAAACTCAAGCTGGCGGAATAACTGTCAACGATACACTTCTTCACTTTTCCAATCCTTACTTACCGTTTGGCGGTATTGGGGCTAGTGGTATGGGTGGCTATCATGGTCAACATAGTTTTAATACTTTTACACACCTTAAGCCGGTTTTATCGATGAAAGGGTTTTTAGGAATCAGTAGGTTAGGCGGAACTAAGCTTGCCCACCCACCTTATGGGAAAAAAATAGACCATTTGATGAAAATACTTGGTAAGAAACAATAA
- a CDS encoding DUF1854 domain-containing protein: MNFNLEKDTFGNIRLVLGDGQSHDQVRIIRAFPISDPENGFSIVNQDGHELVWFESFDQLSAENQHIARSSLEQIEFIPVISKITDLNTYALPSIWDIETDRGITKLKLKTEQDIRRVSAEALLITDANGIQYLIKNRKTLDKFSKKVLDRFM; the protein is encoded by the coding sequence ATGAACTTTAACCTTGAAAAAGATACTTTTGGGAATATTCGATTAGTTTTAGGTGATGGTCAGTCGCATGATCAAGTAAGAATTATTCGTGCATTCCCGATTTCTGATCCAGAAAATGGGTTTTCAATTGTGAATCAGGATGGTCATGAATTGGTATGGTTTGAATCTTTCGATCAATTGAGTGCAGAAAATCAACATATTGCTCGTTCATCTCTGGAGCAAATTGAATTTATTCCGGTGATTAGTAAAATCACTGACCTCAATACTTACGCCTTACCTAGCATTTGGGATATCGAGACTGATCGAGGTATAACGAAGTTAAAGTTAAAAACAGAACAAGATATCCGCCGCGTTTCTGCAGAAGCACTCCTCATTACGGATGCCAATGGGATTCAATACTTAATCAAAAACCGTAAAACCTTAGATAAATTTAGTAAAAAAGTTCTAGATCGTTTTATGTGA
- the pdxH gene encoding pyridoxamine 5'-phosphate oxidase — translation MQNLADLRKTYARGSLAEEDVHQDPMKQFEMWFEQASQAQCPEPHAMTLATVNGDGSPSARIVLLKGIIDQQFVFYTNYLSQKGKSIATHPQVALLFFWHELERQVRIEGTCVKLSPELSDVYYHSRPIESRIGAWASPQSEVVENRHYLEALEKEYRSQFGDHPPRPPHWGGYCVLPQRIEFWQGRPSRLHDRINYIQVNQFWKIERLAP, via the coding sequence ATGCAAAATCTAGCTGATCTCAGAAAAACCTACGCAAGGGGAAGTCTTGCGGAAGAGGATGTTCATCAAGACCCCATGAAACAATTTGAAATGTGGTTTGAACAAGCATCACAAGCTCAGTGCCCTGAACCACATGCAATGACGCTAGCTACTGTCAATGGTGATGGTTCGCCGAGTGCGCGGATTGTTTTACTCAAGGGCATCATTGATCAACAATTTGTCTTTTACACCAATTACTTAAGTCAAAAAGGGAAATCCATCGCGACTCATCCTCAAGTGGCTTTATTGTTCTTTTGGCATGAATTAGAACGGCAAGTTCGTATTGAAGGTACTTGTGTCAAACTTTCTCCCGAGCTAAGTGATGTCTATTACCACTCGAGACCCATCGAATCCAGAATTGGTGCATGGGCCTCACCTCAAAGTGAGGTTGTTGAAAATCGCCATTATTTAGAGGCCCTTGAAAAAGAATATCGGTCACAGTTCGGCGATCATCCGCCAAGACCACCTCACTGGGGAGGCTATTGTGTGTTGCCCCAAAGGATCGAATTTTGGCAAGGTCGTCCCTCTCGGCTTCATGACCGTATCAATTACATTCAAGTCAATCAGTTTTGGAAAATTGAAAGGCTCGCTCCTTGA
- a CDS encoding ABC transporter ATP-binding protein, with the protein MDSSSKILLTWVEIDLNNILHFEKFLLSLSTQSDNSSSFYISQTDEQGVVTNWSIEDDSYLKLTDHAGVGHLSLYGNQGLIHTWHYTLAINSLVTQFKDQFQERHLLIEKKRAQDASIASVTTCPNCQSPIPPEQSVCMVCDPETEIPPSTLTLFKLWRFAKPYKKDLILGFILTLLSTAATLVPPYISMPLMDDVLIPFQTTHVMNYELAAMYLGGLLLAALFAWGLGWWKTYILALVSERIGMELRTKTFAHLIHLSLEYFGAKRTGDLMARIGNETDRICIFLSLHLLDFLTDMIMLFMTAAILISIDPLLALVTLLPLPFIAWMIHFVRDKLRYGFEKVDRNWSEVNNVLSDTIPGIRVVKAFAQEDRENQRFIVANQRNLEVNDRVNQVWSSFAPTVTLLTEVGLLVVWGFGIYQVANEHITVGVLTAFLAYISRFYGRMDSMSRIVSHTQKAAAGAKRVFDILDHESSVPDTKNPVALPKQIRGQIDLTNVGFRYGNRAVTKNVNLQIKPGEMIGLVGHSGSGKSTLVNLICRFYDVSEGSVKIDGIDVRNIGTKELRQLFGMVLQEPFLFFGTIAENIAYGKPQATRAEIVQAAKAANAHDFILRLPLGYDSLVGERGQSLSGGERQRISIARALLIDPKILILDEATSSVDTTTEKEIQKALDNLVKGRTTLAIAHRLSTLRKADRLIVLDKGEIIEVGNHDELMVAEGTYYQLYQAQARHAAEIAESI; encoded by the coding sequence GTGGATTCATCTTCGAAAATACTCTTAACTTGGGTTGAAATTGATCTTAACAATATCCTTCACTTTGAGAAATTTTTGTTAAGCTTATCGACTCAATCTGACAATAGTTCATCTTTTTATATTTCTCAAACCGATGAACAAGGTGTCGTTACTAATTGGTCAATTGAGGATGACTCCTACCTCAAACTAACCGATCATGCTGGGGTGGGTCATTTGTCACTGTATGGCAATCAAGGACTGATTCACACTTGGCATTACACCTTAGCGATTAACTCTCTAGTAACTCAATTTAAAGATCAGTTCCAAGAACGTCATCTTCTCATTGAAAAAAAACGTGCTCAAGATGCATCTATAGCGTCAGTGACGACATGCCCTAATTGTCAAAGCCCAATACCGCCGGAACAATCAGTGTGTATGGTATGTGATCCAGAAACTGAAATACCCCCATCAACCTTAACTTTGTTCAAGTTGTGGCGCTTTGCAAAGCCCTATAAAAAAGATCTTATTCTTGGTTTTATTCTCACGCTACTCTCAACTGCAGCTACCTTAGTTCCACCTTATATCAGCATGCCCCTCATGGATGATGTCCTCATTCCTTTTCAAACAACCCATGTAATGAACTATGAATTAGCTGCCATGTATTTGGGTGGGCTGTTATTGGCAGCGCTTTTTGCTTGGGGCCTTGGTTGGTGGAAAACGTATATTTTGGCTCTCGTGAGCGAACGTATCGGCATGGAACTGCGTACAAAAACATTTGCGCATTTGATTCATTTATCTCTCGAATATTTTGGTGCAAAACGAACTGGTGATTTAATGGCGCGAATCGGTAATGAAACCGATCGTATTTGTATCTTTTTATCCCTACATTTATTAGACTTTTTAACAGATATGATCATGCTGTTTATGACTGCAGCTATTTTGATCAGTATCGATCCTTTGCTAGCCTTGGTCACATTACTTCCATTACCTTTTATCGCCTGGATGATTCATTTTGTAAGGGATAAGTTACGCTATGGCTTCGAAAAAGTGGACCGCAATTGGTCCGAGGTTAATAACGTTCTTTCAGATACGATTCCAGGTATTCGAGTGGTAAAAGCGTTTGCTCAAGAGGACCGCGAAAATCAGCGATTTATCGTTGCCAATCAACGCAACTTAGAGGTTAATGATCGCGTCAATCAAGTTTGGTCTTCATTCGCTCCAACGGTTACTCTCTTGACCGAGGTTGGTCTATTAGTCGTTTGGGGATTTGGTATTTATCAAGTTGCTAATGAACATATTACGGTGGGTGTTCTAACAGCTTTTTTAGCCTATATCTCAAGATTCTATGGGCGCATGGACTCAATGAGTCGGATTGTTTCCCACACGCAGAAGGCGGCTGCAGGAGCAAAGCGTGTGTTTGATATTCTTGATCATGAGTCAAGTGTGCCAGACACAAAAAATCCAGTCGCCCTACCGAAACAAATCCGTGGTCAGATTGATTTGACGAATGTTGGTTTTCGATACGGCAATCGCGCTGTCACTAAAAATGTTAATTTACAAATAAAACCGGGGGAAATGATTGGGTTAGTTGGTCATAGTGGCTCTGGTAAAAGTACGCTCGTGAACTTAATTTGTCGGTTTTACGATGTTAGCGAAGGTAGTGTCAAAATTGATGGCATTGATGTTCGAAATATTGGAACAAAAGAACTTCGTCAATTATTTGGGATGGTTTTACAAGAACCTTTTTTATTTTTTGGCACGATTGCAGAAAATATTGCTTATGGGAAACCTCAAGCTACTCGGGCTGAAATCGTTCAGGCAGCAAAGGCTGCCAATGCGCATGATTTTATTTTACGCTTGCCCCTGGGATATGACTCCTTAGTTGGTGAGAGGGGTCAATCTCTCTCGGGTGGTGAGCGGCAACGTATTTCTATTGCAAGAGCGTTATTGATTGATCCGAAGATTTTGATTCTTGATGAAGCGACTTCTTCTGTAGACACAACGACTGAAAAAGAAATTCAAAAGGCATTGGATAACTTAGTCAAAGGTCGAACAACTTTGGCAATTGCTCACCGCCTTTCCACTCTCCGAAAAGCTGATAGGCTCATCGTCCTTGATAAGGGTGAAATTATTGAAGTGGGCAATCATGATGAATTAATGGTTGCTGAGGGAACGTACTATCAACTCTATCAAGCACAAGCAAGACACGCCGCAGAAATCGCTGAGTCTATTTGA
- a CDS encoding tRNA threonylcarbamoyladenosine dehydratase, which yields MNTPNDTTLELVERRLGGVARLYGDSAYAIFQQAHVVVIGLGGVGSWAAEALVRSAVGEITLIDFDHVSISNTNRQLHALDGEFGKSKIEVMAQRLSLINPELKINCIDDFLKPENFQEYLPPGAAILDAMDDVASKLALASWAHQKKVPYVMSGGAGGKLDPSKIEVVDLARATHDPMLAKIRASLRQQYGFEKDPKKKLNLRVVYSPEPRLGVASGGLSCAGFGSAVTVTATFGFIAAAEILQQLIDSHKTI from the coding sequence ATGAATACTCCAAATGACACCACTTTAGAACTCGTTGAACGTCGCTTGGGCGGGGTTGCACGTTTATATGGCGACTCTGCATATGCCATATTCCAACAAGCACATGTCGTTGTTATAGGATTAGGTGGGGTTGGTTCATGGGCCGCAGAAGCATTAGTAAGAAGTGCTGTTGGCGAAATCACCCTGATAGATTTTGATCACGTATCGATCAGTAATACCAATCGACAACTTCATGCACTTGATGGAGAATTTGGTAAATCAAAGATTGAAGTTATGGCACAACGTTTATCCCTGATTAATCCGGAGTTAAAAATCAATTGCATCGATGATTTTTTAAAACCAGAAAATTTCCAGGAGTATTTGCCTCCGGGCGCTGCTATTTTGGACGCTATGGATGATGTTGCAAGTAAATTAGCTTTAGCTTCATGGGCTCATCAAAAGAAAGTACCTTATGTGATGAGTGGTGGTGCTGGTGGAAAACTTGATCCCTCTAAAATTGAAGTTGTTGATTTAGCTCGGGCGACACATGATCCCATGCTGGCAAAAATTAGGGCTAGTTTGAGACAACAATACGGCTTTGAAAAAGATCCCAAAAAGAAACTGAACCTCCGGGTTGTTTACTCACCAGAGCCTCGATTAGGGGTCGCTAGTGGCGGATTATCTTGCGCTGGTTTTGGTTCAGCCGTAACAGTTACCGCAACCTTTGGTTTTATTGCAGCCGCAGAAATTCTGCAACAATTAATTGACTCACATAAAACGATCTAG
- the cphA gene encoding cyanophycin synthetase, with product MPQLLDKTINILDIKYIRGPNMWCWVEVLEALVDIGELEEYPSDKIPGFYDRLVAKLPSLVEHRCSYEERGGFLKRVEEGTWPVHIMEHLTLELQGLAGFAGGFGRARESTTTGIYKLIVATPHQEVTTQAIHYARDLLLALIQDRDYDVQTNIDHLKEMIDDLCLGPSTSCIVNAAKEKLIPHIRLSAGNLVQLGYGAQQKRIWTAETNQTSAIAETISRDKDLTKSLLASVGVPIPYGELVQNQEHAWEVAQEIGLPVVVKPQDGNHGRGVFTNLHTQEEVYAAYEVARHEGSGVLVEKFILGDEHRLLVVGNHLVAAAKGEECKVVGDGKHTVLELIQIQINSDPRRGSSEDFPLNHVRIDSIAELELKSQGYTSESIVEDGKQVLIQRNGNVAFDVTDLVHPSVAQKVVLAAKVVGLDVAGVDLVAMDISRPLEEQGAAIVEVNAGPGLLMHIKPAKGNAQPVGQAIINHLFPLERTSRIPIIGVCGSYRSAQVSQICAYFFKLNNFYIALSTQHGLSFNHRPVEKNGGSEWDCGRRTLLNPLVEAAVIESTAKGILMQGMPYDLCSVGVVTGIDRSVFYPEQSIVEEKQLFSIYRTQVDVVIPDANGVAVLNADDSFVVEMAEISPAEVMFYSIDPSNTALTNLSNNGGRNVTFLDQKIILRQGFNHIYSFGVSESNFLNQDDNSNNLSAMLAAVAATWASGLPFEIIETGIETFYPEEVA from the coding sequence ATGCCACAACTCCTTGATAAAACAATTAATATTCTTGATATCAAGTATATTCGTGGCCCCAACATGTGGTGTTGGGTAGAAGTCTTAGAAGCTTTGGTTGATATTGGCGAGTTAGAAGAATATCCCTCTGACAAAATTCCGGGATTTTATGATCGCTTAGTGGCAAAGCTACCATCCTTAGTCGAACATCGTTGCAGTTATGAAGAAAGAGGCGGTTTTTTAAAGCGCGTCGAAGAAGGCACCTGGCCAGTTCACATCATGGAACATTTAACTCTTGAGTTACAAGGGTTAGCAGGTTTTGCTGGAGGGTTTGGGCGTGCAAGAGAAAGTACGACGACCGGTATTTATAAATTAATTGTTGCTACACCTCATCAAGAGGTAACAACACAAGCGATTCACTATGCTCGAGATTTGTTATTGGCTTTAATACAAGATCGTGATTACGATGTACAAACGAATATTGATCATTTGAAAGAAATGATTGATGATCTTTGTTTGGGTCCAAGTACGAGTTGTATCGTCAATGCTGCTAAAGAAAAGTTGATTCCGCACATTCGTTTATCTGCCGGAAATTTAGTTCAACTCGGATATGGCGCTCAACAAAAAAGAATTTGGACAGCAGAAACCAATCAGACGAGTGCGATCGCTGAAACTATTTCAAGAGATAAAGATTTAACCAAATCATTACTGGCCTCTGTCGGAGTACCCATACCTTATGGCGAATTAGTTCAAAATCAAGAACACGCATGGGAAGTTGCTCAAGAAATTGGCTTGCCTGTAGTCGTTAAGCCACAAGATGGCAATCACGGTAGAGGTGTTTTTACTAATTTGCATACGCAAGAAGAAGTCTACGCCGCGTATGAAGTTGCAAGACACGAAGGCAGTGGCGTCCTTGTTGAAAAGTTCATACTTGGAGATGAGCATCGATTATTAGTTGTCGGCAATCATTTAGTTGCTGCAGCAAAAGGTGAGGAATGTAAGGTGGTAGGTGACGGTAAACACACCGTCCTAGAACTTATTCAAATTCAAATTAATTCAGACCCAAGACGGGGCTCATCAGAAGATTTTCCTCTCAATCATGTGCGCATTGATTCGATTGCGGAGTTAGAGCTAAAAAGTCAAGGTTACACATCCGAGAGTATTGTTGAGGATGGTAAACAAGTGTTAATCCAACGTAATGGCAATGTTGCATTTGATGTGACTGATTTGGTTCATCCTTCAGTAGCCCAAAAAGTTGTGCTAGCTGCAAAAGTAGTTGGTCTTGATGTTGCTGGAGTTGATTTAGTGGCGATGGATATCTCTAGACCCTTAGAGGAGCAAGGCGCAGCAATTGTAGAGGTGAATGCTGGTCCAGGGCTTCTCATGCACATTAAACCAGCAAAAGGTAATGCTCAGCCAGTGGGGCAGGCGATTATTAATCATTTATTCCCTTTAGAGCGAACTAGCCGTATTCCTATTATTGGAGTTTGTGGTTCTTATCGATCTGCACAAGTTTCACAAATCTGCGCATATTTCTTTAAATTAAATAATTTTTACATAGCACTATCTACCCAGCATGGACTTAGCTTTAATCATCGCCCAGTTGAAAAAAATGGTGGTTCGGAATGGGATTGTGGCAGAAGAACTTTATTGAATCCATTAGTAGAGGCAGCAGTTATTGAATCAACTGCCAAAGGAATTTTGATGCAAGGTATGCCTTATGATTTATGTTCTGTTGGAGTGGTTACAGGCATTGATCGATCTGTTTTTTATCCAGAGCAATCCATTGTTGAAGAGAAACAATTATTTTCTATCTACCGCACCCAAGTGGATGTTGTCATACCCGATGCAAATGGGGTTGCTGTATTAAATGCAGATGATTCATTCGTTGTAGAGATGGCAGAAATTAGCCCAGCAGAAGTTATGTTTTATAGTATTGATCCAAGTAATACAGCATTGACTAACTTGTCGAATAATGGTGGTCGTAACGTGACTTTCTTAGATCAAAAAATCATCCTTCGACAAGGCTTCAATCATATTTATTCTTTTGGTGTAAGTGAGTCAAACTTTTTAAATCAAGACGATAATTCAAACAATTTGTCTGCCATGCTTGCTGCGGTTGCGGCTACATGGGCGAGTGGTTTACCTTTTGAAATTATCGAAACAGGCATAGAAACTTTTTATCCTGAGGAGGTCGCGTAA